A region from the Aegilops tauschii subsp. strangulata cultivar AL8/78 chromosome 5, Aet v6.0, whole genome shotgun sequence genome encodes:
- the LOC109770877 gene encoding aspartic proteinase nepenthesin-1-like, with amino-acid sequence MASIAAVLLVLLPLLLSAAVAGATHPDGGFGFQATLTHVDAGAGYTDAQLLSRAVRRSRSRAGALQSLATAADALTAARILVQASQGEYLMSMAIGTPPRYYSAILDTGSDLIWTQCAPCMLCVDQPTPYFDPARSSSYAKLSCSSPMCNALYYPLCYQNTCVYQYFYGDSANTAGVLANETFTFGTNGTWVTVPRIAFGCGNLNAGSLFNGSGMVGFGRGPLSLVSQLGAPRFSYCLTSFMSPVPSRLYFGAYATLNSTSTSDSGPVQSTPFIINPALPTMYYLNMTGISVGGDLLPVEPWVFAINEEDGTGGVIIDSGSTITYLAQPAYDMVHEAFVAQVGLPLANVTSPDDLNTCFKWPPPPKRMVSMPELVLHFEGADMDLPLENYMLIDGGTGNLCLAMAPSDDGSIIGSFQHANFHVLYDNENSLLSFIPAPCNLM; translated from the coding sequence ATGGCAAGCATCGCGGCGGTCTTGCTCGTCCTGCTTCCGCTGCTCCTTTCCGCGGCCGTCGCCGGCGCGACGCATCCCGACGGCGGCTTCGGCTTCCAGGCAACGCTCACGCACGTCGACGCCGGCGCGGGGTACACGGACGCGCAGCTGCTCTCCCGCGCGGTGCGCCGGAGCAGGTCCCGCGCCGGCGCGCTGCAGTCGCTGGCGACGGCCGCGGACGCGCTCACCGCGGCGCGCATCCTGGTGCAGGCCAGCCAGGGCGAGTACCTGATGAGCATGGCCATCGGCACGCCGCCGCGGTACTACTCCGCCATCCTCGACACCGGCAGCGACCTCATCTGGACGCAGTGCGCGCCGTGCATGCTCTGCGTCGACCAGCCCACGCCCTACTTCGACCCGGCGCGCTCCAGCTCGTACGCCAAGCTCTCCTGCTCGTCCCCGATGTGCAACGCCCTCTACTACCCGCTCTGCTACCAGAACACGTGCGTCTACCAGTACTTCTACGGCGACAGCGCCAACACCGCCGGGGTGCTCGCCAACGAGACCTTCACGTTCGGCACCAACGGGACGTGGGTCACCGTGCCGAGGATCGCCTTCGGGTGCGGCAACCTCAACGCCGGGTCGCTCTTCAACGGCTCCGGCATGGTCGGCTTCGGGCGGGGGCCGCTGTCCCTGGTGAGCCAGCTCGGGGCGCCAAGGTTCTCCTACTGCCTCACCTCGTTCATGTCGCCGGTGCCGAGCCGGCTCTACTTCGGCGCCTACGCCACGCTCAACAGCACCAGCACCAGCGACAGCGGGCCGGTGCAGTCCACGCCGTTCATCATCAACCCGGCGCTGCCGACCATGTACTACCTGAACATGACGGGCATCAGCGTCGGCGGCGACCTGCTGCCCGTCGAGCCGTGGGTGTTCGCCATCAACGAGGAGGACGGCACCGGCGGGGTCATCATCGACTCCGGTTCCACGATCACGTACCTGGCGCAGCCGGCGTACGACATGGTGCACGAGGCGTTCGTGGCGCAGGTCGGGCTGCCCCTGGCGAACGTCACGTCGCCAGACGACCTGAACACGTGCTTCAagtggccgccgccgccgaagagGATGGTGTCGATGCCGGAGCTCGTGCTCCACTTCGAAGGGGCGGACATGGATCTGCCGCTGGAGAACTACATGCTGATCGACGGCGGCACGGGGAACCTGTGCCTGGCGATGGCGCCGTCCGACGACGGCTCCATCATCGGCAGCTTCCAGCACGCCAACTTCCACGTGCTCTACGACAACGAGAACAGCTTGCTGTCCTTCATCCCTGCCCCGTGCAACCTAATGTAG